The following are from one region of the Silene latifolia isolate original U9 population chromosome 9, ASM4854445v1, whole genome shotgun sequence genome:
- the LOC141599225 gene encoding succinate--CoA ligase [ADP-forming] subunit beta, mitochondrial-like: protein MLGWGEAAMMAGAREVEISPSIVGAFPRNEAALVELGAKAVNPADVSSNIAKRVHEIMLGDADKDPAIEPNASQAKLFLLNQVYLCEKLTLVNEMYFALTLDPKAGDPVPIDVFTGSANEDALKVIDGGLALKAAAVDQMKKLYNLSSQSDYSLLKADNSLV, encoded by the exons ATGCTAGGGTGGGGCGAGGCAGCTATGATGGCAGGTGCAAGGGAAGTTGAAATCTCTCCTTCTATCGTGGGAGCTTTTCCTAGGAATGAAGCTGCACTTGTTGAG cTGGGAGCAAAGGCTGTGAATCCGGCAGATGTGTCCTCTAATATTGCAAAAAG GGTCCATGAAATCATGCTTGGAGATGCTGATAAAGATCCCGCTATTGAACCAAATGCATCTCAGGCTAAGCTGTTTTTACTGAACCAG GTCTATTTGTGCGAAAAGCTGACATTGGTAAATGAGATGTACTTTGCCCTCACCCTTGACCCCAAGGCTGGGGATCCT GTCCCTATCGACGTTTTCACTGGAAGTGCCAACGAAGATGCTTTAAAGGTCATTGATGGTGGTCTTGCACTGAAGGCAGCTGCCGTGGATCAAATGAAGAAGCTGTATAATCTTTCCAGTCAAAGCGATTACTCATTGCTGAAG GCGGACAATTCTCTTGTCTGA